DNA sequence from the Thauera sedimentorum genome:
CTGTTCGCCGCGCCCTTCCTGCTTTATGTGAATCCTGAAACGCGCTTCGGCGACGTGGTGTCCGGCCCGCTGACCGCGCTGCTGCAGCCCGACCCCGATGCCGCCGCCATCGACTGGAACCGCGTCGAGTGGCTGAAGGCCAACCAACCGTGGACGCCGGATTTCGAGCGCACGCTGGCCGAGAACGGCATCAGCC
Encoded proteins:
- a CDS encoding phenol hydroxylase subunit P4; this encodes MAVKSIKEYIGEPRDSVGHFHGNQLLFVSWDRHLLFAAPFLLYVNPETRFGDVVSGPLTALLQPDPDAAAIDWNRVEWLKANQPWTPDFERTLAENGISHKDQLRFRTPGPNSLLNPA